The genomic window AAATAAATATACTTTTTGGCAAGATTCATTGCATCAACATATCCACGTCTCAAATGGCAAATCTATGACATAGATAAACTTTAGTTATTTAATAAAACTAACTTTTAATCAATATTACCAGACAAACACTGAAGTGTGCATTATCATAACTTTAAGAGCTTAGGCAATAACTGTATTAAGAAAAATCTTTCTCATCAGTCAGTACTCAGACTTAATTTTATAAAAGTTCTTCTGTTTTCACCATATAATATTGTCAAATCATCTGGTCAGTTCCCTAAATGTATCCTCCAGACTTTTATCTGATATTTTAAACTCTTTAATAGAACAATTTTGACTTCTCGCAAATTCAAGTAAGTAATGTAAAATGTCTTCACTTTCGAATTGAAGATAAAAAGTTTTCATATTATCATTATCTAAAACCTTGATAATATTATTGTCAAATAATTCTGTGTCAACTTCTTTATCAAATACTACCTTACAGCTATTATTATCTTTTACCCCAAAATCAGACAGATATTCATCTTTTACCAATTCACCACGGTTTATAATAATAACCCTGTCACACATAGCCTCTACCTCCTGCATAATATGAGTTGAAAGCAATACTGTTTTCTCTTTTCCAAATTCTTTAATCAGGTTTCTTATCTCAAGAATCTGATTGGGATCAAGTCCGGTTGTAGGCTCGTCCAGAATCAAATAATCAGGATTGTGAATTATTGCAGCAGCAAGTCCAACCCGTTGTTTATAACCCTTCGATAATTGAGAAATCTTCTTATTAGACTCTCTTTTCAATGCCGTCTTTTCAATAACTTTTTCTATTTCTTTATAAGGTATTCTATAAATATCTGCAATATATTCAAGATATTCCCTAACGTACATCTCATAATAAAGAGGATTATTTTCGGGCAAATATCCTATCAGTTTTTTTGCTTCTACATCATTCTCATATACATCAATGCCACCTACCTCTACTCTACCAAAATCAGCAGAAATATGAGAATTAATAATCTTCATCATTGTAGATTTACCTGCTCCGTTTGGCCCCAGAAAGCCAACAATCTCACCCTTTTTAATAGAGAATGAAACATTGTTTAATGCAAGTTGATTATCGTATTTTTTTGTGATATTTTTTACTGTGATCATACAACTGATATAAGTATTGAAAAGCTAGCATGTTTGTACTCCATCAGTCTATACAACACCTGCTAACTCCGATTTTTGTATTTTTTGTAAATGTAAAACTATTCGCGGAAAAACTACAATTTTGTTAATTAATAGCAAATATCTATTAACCGGGGGATAAAAAAACAGGGCTTCACACCGTAGTGAAACCCATTTAATTGCTTATTCAGCATAAGTACTATACATCCGTATACTAAAACTTGTAAAATTTCCGTATTTCTGCTTCTATCTTCCTGTCCCAAAGTCTCTCCAATACTTCCTTAGCCCTACTTCTATATTTAACTGCACTATTCTCTTTTTTTAGTTTTTCGTAAATTTTTGCAATGGCATTAAGTGAAGGGATATGCATCTCATTAATATGAAGACAAATTTTATACTCATTAATTGCGTCCTCGAAGAATCCATCTTTAACAAGTTGCTTGGCATTTTTATAATGAGTTTCAATGTCACGAATCTTAGTTTCTAACTGTAGATCAATAATATCCTCCGATTTCAGCGTGATAAATGAACAAGGCACATTCCTTATCACTTTTGCAGTAACACTACCCATTACTAATCTGTTTAAACCGGTTTTACCTGTTGTACCAATAATTAACAAATCAATTTTATGTCGTGATATTGCGCTGAGTATCTCCTTTGAAGGATCTCCGGTCTTTGTCTCCTTAGACCACTTCAAATCAGTGAAATTGAATTTTTCAAGAAATTTATCGAATAACCTGTTATTTTCTGCAGTCAGGTAATCTTTTAGATCCTTCCAGTCGTATGACAAACTTAAAGAACCTGTATATTCCAGCTCGCTAACACTTAAAACTACTAACTCGGCATCGAGTCTGTGTGCCATAATGATGGCATTATTTAATGCCCTTTCAGACTCTGCAGAAAAATCAACAGGACACAGTAATTTCTTTATGTTCAACGGACTATCATGCTTAACCACCCAAACCGGTTTATCACACTTTCTGATAACCTTATCGGCTGTTGTACCCAACTTATACAAGTCTTCATCCGATTTGGCTCCTGAACCGATTATCAACCCGTTTACATCGTACTTCTCTGCTGTTTTAACTATCTTATCGCAATGACTGCCATATTCTAAAACAGGATTAAAGGTTTCAATACCTTCTCCTTTAATCCTATCATTTATCCTTTCTAATTCCGACATAGCAGCTTTATCAAGCAGTAGTTGAGCTTTTTCGTTCTGAATATCTTCCGGCATTACATGAACGAGAATAATCTTTGATTTAAATATTTTAGCTAAACTTATCGCATTATTCAAAACATTTTCCGATGATTTGCTAAAATCTGTAGCTAATAAAATTTTTTCTAATAATTTCATGGTCTGTCATTTTTAAAATACACTATCAAAAACCACTAATACACCCGGAATCAAATCTAATTTACATCATGCACTACTTACATTTAGTTCTTCTGTTTTCCCAACTCTGCGTATCAATACCCAATGTGACACAAACAGAATAACCGCTATCGTAATTATAAGACTGTTTACAATTATCGAACGCTTTACATGGTGCTCAACAGACATAATTTTATCTTCCCTGGCACTTTCATACATTTTGTGCAACGTAGCATCATCAGGAATATAAGCTTGATCTTTCAAGGTTGATTTAAGAGCATCCATTTTAAAATTCTCAAATGAAGCCAGTTTTTGATCATTTCGCCATGCATGTATCGGATCATTACGATCGATCAATGCTGATACTAAACCTGCCGTACTGATAAGCATAGTGATGACTGCTGCAACACAAATAACAACTGCATAAATCTGGATAATCTTTTGTTTCTTATCCATAACAATGAGTTTACATCTAACAGTAAAAAAAATTGGATAGCATCAAAGACTACAGAATTGTCGTCTTATTATTTGAATATGTTAATGTTTTGGCCAGATTTTACATTCATAACCATTGTGTTTACACTTTCCTATAACACACATGAATGTAGTATATCAAATATACGAATAAATCATCATTATTCCTTGTCTTTCAACTATTTAACCTACTGTGTTATAGTAATTCTCAAATATTACTTCAACTGTGAAACATTAAAGAATAATTCTATAGAAATTTTATCACTCATCGAAAAACTAGACCTATTTTTTTCGTTATTAACTTTCTAATATTCAATAAATTACATAACTTTAATAGAGAAACTTTTCACCAAAGGAGATAAAACTTGAATCAATCAATCAAAATACTAATAATTAAAGCCCTTTTATTGTTGACTTTCGTATTTTCAGGTCAGGAATTATACGCCCAAAACGTAAAATTGATTAATAAATTCGAAACCAAGTCTAACATATATTCCTCTCCGGCAGTAACTTCTGACGATATTGTTGTGTTTGGAGGACACGATAAGTATATCTATTTTTTTGATAAGAATGCACAACTGCTTAATAAATATAAAACAAAAGGTTGGGTACATGCGTCCCCTAAAGTTTTATCAAATGGAAATATAGCAGTAGGATCCTATGACAGGCACATGTACATATTCAATCCAAATGGAAAAATAATAAAGCGCTTTAAACCCGGTGGTAAAATTTTTTCTAAAGTTTTGGAATTAGATGACGGGAGACTAGTTTTTGGATCAAATAAAAAAGGATTGGTTTTTTATAATATGAAAGAAAACACAAGCATTTCTTTTAACACACATGGTTTAGCCCACACGGATTTATCGGTATTATCAAACGGCAATATTGCCACCGGATCCTTAGGTAAATACGTTTATTTAGTAGATCAAAATGCTAAAGAAGTAGCCAGATATAAAACTAATGGGTGGTTACTGCATTCTAAGCCAACTGAACTGACAAACGGGACAATCTTAGTTGGGTCCTACGATAAATCACTCTATTTTCTCAATTCCAAATTAGAAGTGCAAACAAAATTCGAAACAAAGGGCAAAATTCACGGCAATCCATTAATTTTAAATGACAGCACCATAGTAATTGGTTCTTTTGATGAGTCTATTTACTTCCTAAACTACCGGGGTATTTTAATTTCCAGATTCAAAACAGATGGAAAAATAATATCCAGTCCGGTGAAATTGAGTAACGGAACTGTGGTAGTAGGCTCTTACGACAATTTCGTCTATTTTTTAAGTCCAAAAGGGAACCTAATCGGCAAATTTGAAACCGGAGGAAATATATTTTCAACTCCCGTAGTTATGTCGGACGACACAGTTGTAGTAGGTTCTAACGATAATCATATATATTTTTTGAGGCTTGAAAATAAAGAGAATAATGACAGACAATTACTCACTGCTCCGGAAACATTAGTAAGCCAGTCAGGACAATAATATTAACCCGCATTATTCACCGCAAAAACATATTTAAGGCTGAATATTCAGTAATAGTAAGGAGCGACAATTAAATACTAAGCATTTGTCATTTCAAAATCTAATAGATTTCAAACAGTTGAAATTTTGTTATAAAAAAACACCCTTGAAGAAACTTCAAGGGTGTTAAATATTAAAGCAATAAGTTTATATCATACATCTACTCTTCGTGAGATGCTTCATCATGATTTTCCTCGTGTTTTTCTTCTATATTTTTTTTCGTCAGGCTAATATTGCGAACCTCAACTTTACGATCTTTTAGCTTTGCTAAAACCTCTTCTTTTGGTCCTTCGATTACCTCAACTTTTTCTACTTCTTTTCCATCAACTGTTTCAACAGTAACCAATTCAGCAGTCATATAGTCAACACCTTCAGATGCGATAACCTTAACCTCTTTTCTGATTACATGCTCTTCTAAATTTGCAGTTGAATGTGTATCATTCACAGCAATGTGAGGAGCGATAATCAACGAAACAATAGACATTAACTTAATAAGAATGTTCATTGACG from Bacteroidota bacterium includes these protein-coding regions:
- a CDS encoding ATP-binding cassette domain-containing protein translates to MITVKNITKKYDNQLALNNVSFSIKKGEIVGFLGPNGAGKSTMMKIINSHISADFGRVEVGGIDVYENDVEAKKLIGYLPENNPLYYEMYVREYLEYIADIYRIPYKEIEKVIEKTALKRESNKKISQLSKGYKQRVGLAAAIIHNPDYLILDEPTTGLDPNQILEIRNLIKEFGKEKTVLLSTHIMQEVEAMCDRVIIINRGELVKDEYLSDFGVKDNNSCKVVFDKEVDTELFDNNIIKVLDNDNMKTFYLQFESEDILHYLLEFARSQNCSIKEFKISDKSLEDTFRELTR
- a CDS encoding PQQ-binding-like beta-propeller repeat protein → MNQSIKILIIKALLLLTFVFSGQELYAQNVKLINKFETKSNIYSSPAVTSDDIVVFGGHDKYIYFFDKNAQLLNKYKTKGWVHASPKVLSNGNIAVGSYDRHMYIFNPNGKIIKRFKPGGKIFSKVLELDDGRLVFGSNKKGLVFYNMKENTSISFNTHGLAHTDLSVLSNGNIATGSLGKYVYLVDQNAKEVARYKTNGWLLHSKPTELTNGTILVGSYDKSLYFLNSKLEVQTKFETKGKIHGNPLILNDSTIVIGSFDESIYFLNYRGILISRFKTDGKIISSPVKLSNGTVVVGSYDNFVYFLSPKGNLIGKFETGGNIFSTPVVMSDDTVVVGSNDNHIYFLRLENKENNDRQLLTAPETLVSQSGQ
- a CDS encoding universal stress protein codes for the protein MKLLEKILLATDFSKSSENVLNNAISLAKIFKSKIILVHVMPEDIQNEKAQLLLDKAAMSELERINDRIKGEGIETFNPVLEYGSHCDKIVKTAEKYDVNGLIIGSGAKSDEDLYKLGTTADKVIRKCDKPVWVVKHDSPLNIKKLLCPVDFSAESERALNNAIIMAHRLDAELVVLSVSELEYTGSLSLSYDWKDLKDYLTAENNRLFDKFLEKFNFTDLKWSKETKTGDPSKEILSAISRHKIDLLIIGTTGKTGLNRLVMGSVTAKVIRNVPCSFITLKSEDIIDLQLETKIRDIETHYKNAKQLVKDGFFEDAINEYKICLHINEMHIPSLNAIAKIYEKLKKENSAVKYRSRAKEVLERLWDRKIEAEIRKFYKF